A region from the Acuticoccus sediminis genome encodes:
- a CDS encoding cupin domain-containing protein, which yields MTDGPMLPATGNLFAALPAAGAAEEEFATLLTLPGVRVERIVSRGHSTPGSEWYDQAWDEWVLVFAGEAAILIHGEAEPRRLGRGDWLFLPRHVRHRVTYTAPDTPTVWLAVHAGEDAS from the coding sequence ATGACCGACGGACCGATGCTCCCGGCCACCGGAAACCTCTTCGCCGCCCTCCCCGCCGCCGGCGCCGCGGAGGAGGAGTTCGCGACGCTGCTGACCTTGCCGGGCGTGCGCGTCGAACGGATCGTCTCGCGCGGCCACAGCACGCCCGGGTCGGAGTGGTACGATCAGGCGTGGGACGAGTGGGTGCTGGTGTTCGCCGGCGAGGCGGCGATCCTCATCCACGGTGAGGCCGAGCCGCGCCGGCTCGGCCGCGGGGACTGGCTGTTCCTCCCCCGACACGTCCGCCACCGCGTCACGTACACGGCGCCGGACACCCCGACGGTCTGGCTCGCCGTGCACGCCGGCGAGGACGCGAGCTAG
- a CDS encoding FAD-dependent oxidoreductase yields MADVSNGTVEVETCDLCIIGAGIAGLNALFVAAQYLASTDKVILIDRKGGPGGMWTEIYDYARLHQPHPAFTVGDMSWGWSRPAHYLSTGAEVAAHLAACFTQLRDKVNLVDYFAHTATRCDEVSVGEGRTAVRVEIHPNDAPERRRIITAKKVIRAIGFDIPALEPLPLQSNYVLSTTPQRLSADGVFDTRAPVYIVGGGKTGMDTAHALVERTPRRRITLLNGNGTVFANRDILAPAGMRTWWRGRLFTSIFRDLAMRFDGTNADDVFDHFRTTSSVSLDPSDKQFFFGILSEAEVDELDWGLDQIVNDYLEDVVDGDRGTMAVLRGGGRLPVVPGSIFVNCTGHMLRHNHPYEPYLSERGAVLSITPRSMTHFLTSMAGYLLSHLFLSDTLKDAELYALDGEALRRQGGHIYQTSLFSLTFLNTIIAHEALPFRAMNRCGLDFDRIYPLHRRVPAMIDVKRNGSRYVKHCRTSLDRVRDTYGVQCGPLKMAA; encoded by the coding sequence GTGGCCGACGTTTCAAACGGGACCGTCGAAGTCGAAACCTGTGATCTCTGCATCATCGGAGCCGGGATCGCGGGCCTCAACGCGCTGTTCGTGGCCGCGCAGTATCTCGCCAGCACCGACAAGGTGATCCTCATCGACCGCAAGGGCGGGCCGGGCGGGATGTGGACGGAGATCTACGACTACGCGCGCCTCCATCAGCCGCACCCCGCCTTCACCGTCGGCGACATGTCCTGGGGCTGGTCGCGCCCGGCCCACTACCTGTCGACCGGGGCGGAGGTGGCCGCGCACCTCGCCGCCTGCTTCACGCAGCTTCGCGACAAGGTGAACCTCGTCGACTACTTCGCGCACACCGCCACGCGGTGCGACGAGGTGTCGGTCGGCGAGGGGCGGACCGCCGTGCGCGTCGAGATCCACCCGAACGACGCGCCGGAGCGGCGGCGCATCATCACGGCGAAGAAGGTGATCCGCGCCATCGGGTTCGACATCCCGGCGCTGGAGCCGCTGCCGCTACAGAGCAACTACGTCCTGTCGACGACGCCGCAGCGCCTCAGCGCCGACGGGGTGTTCGACACGCGCGCGCCGGTCTACATCGTCGGCGGCGGCAAAACGGGCATGGACACCGCGCACGCGCTGGTGGAGCGCACGCCGCGGCGACGCATCACGCTGCTGAACGGCAACGGCACCGTCTTCGCCAACCGCGACATCCTCGCCCCGGCGGGGATGCGCACGTGGTGGCGCGGGCGGCTCTTCACGTCGATTTTCCGCGACCTCGCGATGCGGTTCGACGGCACCAACGCGGACGACGTCTTCGACCACTTCCGCACGACCTCCAGCGTGAGCCTCGACCCGAGCGACAAGCAGTTCTTCTTCGGCATCCTGTCCGAGGCGGAGGTGGACGAGCTGGACTGGGGTCTCGACCAGATCGTCAACGACTACCTGGAGGACGTGGTCGACGGGGACCGCGGGACGATGGCCGTGCTGCGGGGCGGGGGGCGCCTGCCCGTCGTGCCGGGCAGCATCTTCGTGAACTGCACCGGGCATATGCTGCGCCACAACCACCCCTACGAGCCGTACCTCTCCGAGCGGGGGGCGGTGCTGTCGATCACGCCCCGGTCGATGACGCACTTCCTGACGAGCATGGCGGGCTACCTGCTGTCCCACCTCTTCCTGTCGGACACGCTGAAGGACGCGGAGCTTTACGCGCTCGACGGCGAGGCGCTGCGGCGGCAGGGCGGGCACATCTACCAGACCAGCCTGTTCTCGCTGACGTTCCTCAACACGATCATCGCCCACGAGGCACTGCCCTTCCGTGCGATGAACCGCTGCGGGCTCGACTTCGACCGGATCTACCCGCTCCACCGCCGCGTCCCGGCGATGATCGACGTGAAGCGGAACGGCTCGCGGTACGTGAAGCACTGCCGCACGTCCCTCGACCGGGTGCGCGACACCTACGGCGTCCAGTGCGGGCCGCTGAAGATGGCGGCGTAG
- a CDS encoding alpha/beta hydrolase → MSQVICVRDIAGGGVTTGGRRPRERQRRPAWRPQPVSEPPRTLTVQTCGPVEIALDGEILALPASRKTRALLGYLVLCGRPQRRERLCELFWEIPDDPRAALRWSLSKLRPLVNAAGETLLISDRDQVSIDTAPISVDAHRIDTCATREDIPVTRLEEAWESASRLLLENCELTNQPAFSAWLEQKRTEMVRLRIRIARRLATSTELTPDEADKWAERWRADAPFDPSAAQQSVLARRKLGREHEATTMADAMDRSFREAGLQPPDFSPPVYEVAGAPKDALCVGEDNPAPHQTIRFTQSDDAVTLAWTALGRPGCMPLVKSGCWPSHLELDWGTPVWGDLYRSLADDFRFVRYDERGTGLSDWTVPEISFERSVADLERVVDAAGFERVPLLGISHGAAVSIEFAARHPERVSHLILVGGYAAGWRHTASAEEIREREAVMLLTERGWSRANPYLRHILSQERIPGASAAELKRFDEVQSCSTSPANAARILDVMARIDVRERLRHVAAPTLVVHSRNDAFVPVSAGRALAAEIPCAEFVGLESENHLLLGREPATATLVAAIRRFLAP, encoded by the coding sequence ATGAGCCAGGTCATTTGCGTGAGAGACATCGCCGGCGGTGGTGTCACGACCGGAGGGCGACGCCCCCGCGAGCGGCAGCGGCGCCCCGCATGGCGCCCCCAGCCGGTGAGCGAGCCGCCCAGGACCCTCACGGTCCAGACGTGCGGCCCGGTGGAGATCGCGCTGGACGGCGAGATCCTCGCGCTGCCGGCGTCACGCAAGACGCGAGCGCTCCTCGGCTACCTCGTCCTGTGCGGGCGGCCGCAGCGGCGCGAGAGGCTCTGCGAGCTCTTCTGGGAAATTCCGGACGACCCGCGCGCGGCGCTGCGCTGGTCGCTCAGCAAGCTCCGCCCTTTGGTCAACGCGGCCGGCGAGACGCTCCTCATCTCCGACCGCGATCAGGTCTCGATCGATACCGCGCCGATCAGCGTGGATGCGCACCGGATCGACACCTGCGCCACGCGCGAGGACATCCCGGTCACGAGGCTCGAGGAGGCATGGGAGAGCGCCAGCCGGCTACTGCTGGAAAACTGCGAGCTCACCAACCAGCCCGCCTTCTCCGCCTGGCTCGAGCAGAAGCGCACCGAGATGGTTCGCCTGCGGATCCGCATCGCCCGGCGCCTCGCCACGTCGACCGAACTGACCCCGGACGAGGCGGACAAGTGGGCCGAGCGCTGGCGCGCCGACGCGCCCTTCGACCCCTCGGCCGCGCAGCAGTCGGTCCTCGCCCGCCGCAAGCTGGGGCGCGAGCACGAGGCGACGACGATGGCGGACGCGATGGACCGCAGCTTCCGCGAGGCCGGGCTGCAACCGCCGGATTTCTCCCCTCCGGTCTACGAGGTCGCCGGCGCGCCGAAGGATGCGTTATGCGTCGGCGAGGACAACCCGGCGCCACACCAGACCATCCGCTTCACGCAGAGCGACGACGCCGTGACGCTCGCCTGGACCGCGCTCGGCCGGCCCGGGTGCATGCCGCTGGTGAAGTCCGGCTGCTGGCCCTCGCACCTCGAGCTCGACTGGGGCACCCCCGTGTGGGGTGATCTCTACCGTTCGCTCGCCGACGACTTCCGCTTCGTCCGATACGACGAGCGCGGCACCGGCCTCTCCGACTGGACCGTGCCGGAGATCAGCTTCGAGCGGTCGGTCGCCGACCTGGAGCGCGTGGTCGACGCGGCCGGGTTCGAACGCGTCCCGCTGCTCGGGATCAGTCATGGCGCGGCGGTGTCGATCGAGTTCGCGGCCCGCCATCCGGAGCGTGTCTCGCACCTCATCCTCGTCGGCGGGTATGCGGCCGGTTGGCGCCATACGGCCAGCGCCGAGGAGATCCGCGAGCGCGAGGCGGTGATGCTCCTGACCGAGCGAGGCTGGAGCCGGGCCAACCCGTACCTCCGCCACATCCTCTCGCAGGAACGCATCCCGGGCGCGAGCGCGGCGGAGCTGAAGCGCTTCGACGAGGTGCAGTCCTGCTCCACTTCGCCGGCGAACGCGGCACGGATTCTCGACGTCATGGCGCGGATCGACGTGCGCGAACGCCTGCGCCACGTCGCGGCGCCGACGCTGGTCGTACACAGCCGCAACGACGCGTTCGTGCCGGTGTCGGCCGGGCGGGCGCTGGCGGCGGAGATCCCGTGCGCCGAGTTCGTCGGCCTCGAGAGCGAAAATCACCTGCTGCTCGGCCGCGAACCTGCGACGGCGACCCTCGTTGCGGCGATTCGGCGGTTCCTCGCCCCATGA
- a CDS encoding DegT/DnrJ/EryC1/StrS family aminotransferase, whose protein sequence is MTVLSNRLAIDGGPPVRTAPLPWELPGAHFIGAEERALVDAVVDAKSPFRFYGPDLQGMVATLEREWCEAFGHRHALGVSSGSAALSIAMSALQIGPGDEVLIPGYLWVSCASAVVTAGAIPRLVDIDETFCMDPDDLARKIGPHSRAVLIVHMSGAPGRVDRLVEVARAHGLAVIEDCAQASGGRFRGTSVGRSGDIGIFSFQLNKNMTSGEGGVVVTDDDALARRMVALHDLGYPRTAAGRLDVSDPECQLWGKGARMSELAGAMALGQFRKLPQITGAMRSAKWAIRKRLEGLPGVTFRTIVDPEGDSGPFLIATFRSAEAAEFTVNALRAEGIKGPEGSLACLTMREFGLHWYYNIPSLVQKRSNSRDGFPWTHPANAFASDYAYGRGTLPVADDLSDRAMILSIASNLSAADVDDIVTAFAKVLAATADRF, encoded by the coding sequence ATGACAGTTCTTTCCAATCGTCTCGCCATCGATGGCGGCCCCCCTGTCCGCACGGCTCCGCTCCCCTGGGAACTGCCCGGGGCTCACTTCATCGGCGCCGAGGAACGCGCGCTCGTCGACGCCGTGGTCGACGCGAAGAGCCCCTTCAGGTTCTACGGGCCGGACCTGCAGGGCATGGTCGCCACGCTCGAGCGGGAGTGGTGCGAAGCGTTCGGGCATCGCCATGCGCTCGGCGTGTCCTCCGGCAGCGCGGCGCTCTCGATCGCGATGTCGGCGCTGCAGATCGGGCCCGGCGACGAGGTCCTGATCCCCGGCTACCTCTGGGTTTCGTGCGCGAGCGCCGTGGTGACGGCCGGCGCAATTCCCCGTCTGGTCGACATCGACGAGACGTTCTGCATGGACCCGGACGATCTCGCCCGCAAGATCGGGCCGCACAGTCGCGCCGTGCTGATCGTCCACATGAGCGGCGCGCCGGGGCGGGTGGACCGTCTGGTCGAGGTCGCGCGGGCGCACGGCCTCGCCGTCATCGAGGACTGCGCGCAGGCCTCGGGCGGCAGGTTCCGCGGCACCTCGGTCGGGCGGAGCGGCGACATCGGGATCTTCTCGTTCCAGCTCAACAAGAACATGACGTCCGGCGAGGGCGGCGTGGTCGTCACCGACGACGATGCGCTCGCGCGGCGGATGGTGGCGCTCCACGACCTCGGCTATCCGCGCACCGCGGCCGGCCGGCTCGACGTGTCCGACCCCGAGTGCCAGCTCTGGGGCAAGGGCGCCCGCATGTCCGAGCTCGCCGGGGCAATGGCGCTCGGCCAGTTCCGCAAGCTGCCACAGATCACCGGGGCGATGCGCTCCGCCAAGTGGGCGATCCGCAAGCGGCTCGAGGGCCTGCCGGGGGTCACATTCCGGACGATCGTCGACCCCGAGGGCGACAGTGGCCCGTTCCTGATCGCGACCTTCAGGTCCGCCGAGGCGGCCGAATTCACGGTCAACGCGCTGCGGGCCGAGGGAATCAAGGGGCCCGAGGGCAGCCTCGCGTGCCTGACGATGCGCGAGTTCGGCCTCCACTGGTACTACAACATCCCGAGCCTGGTGCAGAAGCGCTCCAACAGCCGCGACGGCTTCCCCTGGACGCATCCCGCCAACGCCTTCGCCAGCGACTACGCGTACGGCCGCGGCACCCTCCCGGTCGCCGACGACCTCAGCGACCGCGCGATGATCCTGTCGATCGCCTCGAACCTCTCCGCCGCCGACGTCGACGACATCGTGACGGCGTTCGCCAAGGTCCTCGCCGCGACGGCGGACCGCTTCTAA